TTGATCTTCCATATGAACAAGTAGATGATGAGGAGAATTGGGGCCGTAATGAGTTTGTCACAATTCCACAACGTGATATTTTGTTCCGAAGGCATGAGAGTTTCACCATCGGTGCTTCATTTTTTCTTGGTGGCTTTGAGCAAGACTGGTATTCCTCTAGGTTCGGGTCTTGTGTCGGTGAAGAAAAGAATGAGCCACAGGACACAGTTCATGCTGATCTCCGTGAACTATTAGGTGAAGTTAGTGATTCAGAGATGAATTCTACTCTAGAATCTGACTCAGCTTCCTCAGTCGCTAACCAGGAACATCAAAAAGACTTGTGTCGAGAGAGTGAGTCTCCTGTTAAGCACCAGGTAGGCCATTCTGAACAAGACAGTCAATCCTCAGAGGACATTGACTCGATGAATGCTGAACAAATAGTGTGTCAGATGAACTTGAATAATGATCAAGAAAAGAACGAGCCACAGGACACAGTTCATGCTGATCTCCGTGGACTATTAGGTGAAGTTAGTGATTCAGAGATGAGTTCTACTCTAGAATCTGACTCAGTTTCCACAGTTGCTAACCAGGAACATCAGAAAGACTTGTGTCGAGAGAGTGAGTCTCCTGTTAAGCACCAGGTAGGACATTCTGAACAAGACAGTCAATCCTCAGAAGACACTGACTCGATGAATGCTGAACAAATAGTGTGCCAGATGAACTTGAATAATGATCATGAAACTCAATTTACTGAACATATTAATCAAGCCACTGAAGATTCTGCAACTGAATCTAACTGGGAACGCGAGGAAGACTTATGTCAAGAGAGTGATTTTCCTAAAATGCACAAGGTGAAACCCGATGAACAAGATGGCAAATCCTCAAAGGATGCTGAATCCATGGATGTTGAACAAGTAGAGTGTCAAATGAATatgaaaaatgatcatgaaactcAATTGAGTACTGAACATATTCATCAAAACACTGAAGATTATGGAGCTGAATGTGACTGGGAACATCAGAAAGACTTGTGTCAAGAGAATGATTCTCCTGAAAAACACAAGGCAAAACCTACTGAACAAGACAGCCGACTCTCAGAGGATGTTGGACAAGTGGAGTGTCAGATGAATGTCAATAATGATCATGGAGCTCATTTGATTAACCACATTTATCAAGCCACTGCAGATTTTGGAGCTCAATCTAACCAGGAACATCAACAAGACTTGCATCAAGAGAGTGAACCTCCTAAAAAGCACAAGGCAAAACCTGCTGAACGAGACAGCAAATCCTTAAAGGACATTGAGCCAGTGGATATTAAACAAGTAGAGAGCCAGACGAACATAAATAATGATCATCATGAAACTCATTTGAGTACTGAACATTTTCATCAAGAGACCGAAGATTTTGGAGCTGAATCTAATCAGGAATATCTGAAAGAATTGCACCAAGAGAGTGAATCGCCTAAAAAGTGCAAGGCAGAACCCACTGAACAAGACAGCCAATTCTCGGAGGACACTGAGCCGGTGGACGTTGAACCAGTGGAGTGTCAGATGAACATGAATAATGATCACGAAACCCATTTGAGCACTAAACATATTCATCAATACACTGTTAATTCTGGAGCTGAATCTATCCAGGAACATCAGACAAACTTGGGTCCAGATAGTGAATCTCCTAAAAGGCACAAAGCAGAACCTGCTGAACAAGACAGTCAATCCTCAGTGGATGTTGAAAAAGTAAAGTGTCAGATGAACATGAATAATGACAATGAAACTCATTCTAGTGCTAAACATATCCATCAAGCCACTGAAGATTTTGGAGCTGAATCTAGCCACGAACACCAGAAAGACTCGCATCTGGAGGGTGAATCTTTTGAAACACACAAGGCAGAACCTGGTGAACAAGGCAGCCAATTCTCAGACGACATTGAACAAGTAGTGTGTCAGATGAACATGAATGATGATCGGGAAACTCATTTGATGACTAAACGTATTCATCAAACCACTGAAGATTTAGGAGATGTCAAAGGCGACATCAGCAAAAAATTGATATCCTGGTCACCCATTTCCTATGCGGAGAGGGAAGTTGCTGATGAGAAGTGTGAGTCAAATTCCTCTATTTTATCAGAAGTAGAAAGGAATAGTCCCAAAACAAGCACTCATGAACAAACAGTTAATATAGAACAAATAAATAGTGGTTCCTGCAGAGGCTTGACTGTTTCAACAGAATCAATTGCTATAGATTCTGATGTTGCGAATGTGGAAGCAGAAAAGGTTCATGACAGTCATGTAGAGgagtctctttctatttctagtccAACAGCAACCAGAAGTTCACATTCAAATTCATCAGTGGTTGATGAGAAGTGCAAGTCCAGTTCCTCTATTCCATCAGAAGCAGAAAAGAATAGTCCCAAAATCAGCACTCATGAACAAACGGTTGATATAGAACAAATAAATAGTGGTTCCTGCAAAGTGTTGACTGTTTTGACGGAATCAATTGCTTCTGATTCTGATGTGGGGAATGTGGAAGCAAAAAAGGTTCATGACAATGATGCAGTGGAGCCTGTTTCCAAGTCTAGTCCAACAACAATGAGAAAGTCCCATTCAAATTCATCAGTGACTGATGAGAATTGTGAGTCCAGATCCTCTATTCCATCAGAAGCAGATATAAATAGTGGTTCGCATGAAGGCTTGACTGTTTCGCCAGAGTCGATTGCTGTAGATTCTGACATTGTGAATGTGGAAGCAGAAAAGGTTCATGACAGTCATATAGTAGACCCTGTTTCCAATGCTAGTCCACTAGCAACCAGAAAGTCACATTCAAATTCATCAGTGGCTGATGAGAAATGTGACTCCAGTTCCTCTATTCCATCAACAGCAGAAAAGAATAGTCCCAAAATCAGCACTCACGAAAAAACAGTTGATTTAGAACAAATAAGTAGCGGTTCCTGCAAAGGCTTGACTGTATTCACAGAATCGATTGCTGTAGATTCTGATGATGTGAATGTGAAAGCAGAAAAGGTTCATGACAGTCATATAGTGGAGCCTATTTCTAATTCTAGTCAAACCGCAACTAGAAAGTCACACCCAGATTCATCACTAGTTGATGAGAAGTGTGAATCCAATTCCTCAATTCCATCAGAATCAGAAAATAATAGTCACCAAATGAGTAATCATGAACAGACAGTTGATATAGAACAAATAAGTAGTGGTTACTGCAAAGGCTTGGCCATTTTGACAGAATCTTTTGCTGTAGATTCTGATGTTGTAAATGTGGAAGCAGAAAAGATTCATGACAGTCATATAATGGAACCTGATTCTAATTCTAGTCCAACAGCAACCAGAAAGTCACATTCGAATTCATTGCTCGATGAAGCTTACTATACTGCAGGTAATGAAATATTTTGTTACAAATCTTTTGAGTTATTGTAGTTCTGTAATTATCATTCATTACCTCAATGAGGCCTCATCCTGTGCAGATAAAGAAGGTTCAACTTACGACCAATCCTTGGCCTCTGGCACAGAGACAAGTCTTTCAGTTGTAGGATCAATTATGAAGACAGCTGAAACAGACATGTTATCAGGTGGAAAAACTGAAGATATCTTGAGTCTATCATTCAAAGATGAGGATGACTCAGTATCAAGGGGGCTATCCATAATCAAGGAGACCAATGTTATTTGAGATGAAGTGTCTAAAATTCACCTATGTTGGCAGAGCCAGCAACTAAGCAGAGCATGCTTCAACCAATTTTTTCTGTGGAGACTGAATCAAGTAAAGATAGTTAACACCAACATAGAGTATCAGAAAATAGTTTGCCTTATTCAAGTTCATCTCATAGTCAAATGTGGCACTTCCCAACAACTTGTGCAAAtgtagaataaaaaaataatcatattcaCCATCATCTCAACTGTCAGATACTTGTTCAATTTGCAAATTGAAATTGTAAGTTCTTATCATTTTCCTCTACTTGTTGAATATATATGGACATGCTAATAAATTTGTTTTCTGAAAGCCTATTTGCATGTCAGAACTAAGATcccttttatttataaaaattctGGCATGAGCTTGATGAGACAGACCCAGTTTTTTCTTTAATACTGTAATTTTGTTTGCTTTGTTTTTATACAACTTCAAATCGGCATTGATAAATGGGATCTTAGttctgataaatagttaaaatttgCATGTTGAGATAAAAAACATCATTAGCATCCTACAGGTGTGGTTTAAGTTTTAACACTTAATCCTTTTCTTTGTACACTCTTGATTCCTTGAAgtttaaaagaatatattttaaaaattcacaTGACATATGAATCTTTAAACAAATCATGCCACATAGCGAAATAACTCTAAACTATGTAGTTTGATTTGATCAAAATCAATTCTTGTTTTTCCTAAGATAATAAGTTCTGGATGAATTGACAATGTGTATTAGAGTTGAATAATTCAGCATATTCTACATTGATAGTACATTTACTTTGCTTTATTCAAATGTGCAGTGAAAGTTCTGTAAAAAATTTCTTTCatatttttcataattataaagttGGAGTCTTGTAAAGGGTGATAACAATAACATCTGAAACATAATATTCAAGGTACTAGTCCATTGGAGATTTTTGGAAACTCTCAAGTAGCATCTTATTACAACTCTAGAATAAGTTGGCCCGATAAATTCACCTAAAAATGCAGACTCACAAAAATATTTATTACAAATATTCAGATGAAATTCTCTTTCATAGAACAGTATAGAATCTAAATCAAAAAGTGTCATCTGAGATACACATTCATTTCTACATAAAAGAGTCATAGATGATCTTAGACTAGAGACAGATTTCCTCCCCAGCCAATCCATGAACATCTCTCTATGTCATTTCATTTAGAAGTGTTTACCAAAATTAGGGTGAGAGTGAATTTCTAATCTATTGCAAAAGACTTGGAGGAATCTCTGTACTGTTTATTCTTGTAATTtggttttcattcaaatttatcaCCTCCACTAGGACTTTGTCTTTTGTATTTCTCATGTCTCATGAAAGCATTTGAGGTGTAATAAAATTCACTTTGTCTTTTGTATTTCTCATGTCTCATGAAAGCATTTGAGgtgtaataaaattatattaaggatGGATAGGATTAAAAAAAACAGTAATGATTGCCTAAATAAGTTGAAATttcataaatatccctcaatggtAGTTTCCGCAATTAATTACACAACTTTCCACAATGAGCTTTCGAACTTTTTTTCTAAATCAGACGAAATTGCATAAATATCATTCCAAAGTTTGTAGTTTCTGCATTTGCCTACACAACtttccgatatatatatatatatatatatatatatatgtgtgtgtgtgtatatatgtataaatatatgtatatgtatgtatatatatatatgtatgtatatatatatatatgtatatatatgtatatgtatatacatatatatatgtatatatgtatatatatatatatatatgtatatgtatatatgtgtatatatatatatatatatatatatatatatatatatatatatatatatgtatgtatatgtatatgtatatatatatatatgtatgtatatgtatatgtatatatatatatgtatgtatatgtatatgtatatatatatgtatgcatatatatatgtatatgtatatgtatatatatgtatgtatatgtatatgtatatatatacatatatatacatgcatacatacatatatatacatatcaaatTATAAAATACAAAAGTTTCTAAATCCAATTTTAAgtataattaataaattaattagaactaaaaatatatataaactacCCTCATATCTTTACCATCACATTAACTTTCAAAAAGGTTTCATCAACAATTAaacaataatatattaatcataaAGACATGTATACGAAGTTTCTGGTTTCAGagctaatttaaattttaaaatgataaatatgaaaaattcactaaaattaaaaagaatatatagttttataaactataaattacatgAAATTCTAAATACACTATTAGCCATAAATTTTATCATGTTATTTgaactaaaaatatatatattataaaaataaaaagtatccTCTTTTTTGCCATCACAATGACtttctaaaatatattaatttaagtTATAATTTAATCAATGATATTAATATAAGGAATATGAATATATTTCTTAAAGAGAGTCGCAACTTATTAAGATGGCAAAATTATTCTTATCGACTGCTAACCAAAAATACTGTAATCCATTCAGGAACACTATAACTGATGATCCAATTCAGCTCGATttggatttcgataaaaaaaaaaaaaaattgttctttaagaaaattttattttcgaTTTTTTTTCAAAGGAAAGGCTCTAAATTTGGAAATGGAGGGAGTGATTAGGAAAAGGCACAAAATGTGTGGTTTTTCCGAAAAATTATctacatataaaatatataaaaattatagatTAAAGCTGGATTGACACCTGTCTCCAACCGGTCAACCGGTCAAATGACCTCGTCGCCGGCGTTTGCCACCTCCGGCATAGCGAGGGTGCCAAGAAAGACTGGGATTTGGCGGTCCCCAAAATTACCGATGTACCCTTCTGTCCCGCGCACGATTGCTTTCCTTATATTTTACTATCAGACCCAATGGTTGAATAAAGTGACAGTGGAAAGCCACTCGCTTTTCGACTTTTCCTCGCTCCAGCAGGTTAAGACAGGATCGTTGATGCTTTCCTTCCCCCTTCTCCCTACCAGAAACCATCCCTCTGCCCTCTGACCCGATCCACTCCGCCTCCTCCGATCTCACTTCGATTCGGAAGTTGTTCGACCACCCTCCCCGACGATCGGCAACAGCACAAAAAGACCCGATTCGATCGCCCCATCGTGGTGCGTTTTCACTTCCTTTGCGAATTAGTTTGATATGCGAGTTTCTTTTAGCATTTGGAAGCGTTCTGATACCAACAGGACCGGATTTTTATTGTGTTTTCGTGGTTGATGACTTCTTTGTTTTACCATCTGAAAGATCTGATCATTGATTTGATATGAGAGTGGGTTTTGGAGGGGCTTTGTCAGTGGTGGATCTTTGCTGCTACTTTTTTCGTCTTGTGGAATGTTTACTGTTATTTTCTTGTTTGAACTTTTGTTCCTTTCATGAGAATATATATATGAGAGATTTTTAGAACAGGTTTGCCACTTGAAATTTCTTGGATACAAACGATTGGATGAGAAGCCTGCTTGAGATTGTAGTATTAGCATTTCAGCTGATGGATGTTTTCATCAACTGTGCAAGATTTTGGTTGACATGCTTAATAATACATATTACACATGCATATGCCAATCTATATAAACTATCATGAAGAAGAAAAGGACTGAAGTGCTGATATATGAACCTAGGTTCTTTGTTTCTGAATACTTGGATCATGTTCATGGCTCTATGCTTTTTTCCTTTGTTGGTGAGAAGATGGATTACGTTTTGACAAGTTCTAGACCATCATATGATGTCTGTACTATTTACCTGAGCCTGTGGACCCGAACTGTTGGAGAAGATGATGACAAGATAGCTCTGATATTATCCTCAGTTCTATGTTGTGTGGATTTACTTTATTCAGATTTGTTACTTTTTTGTTAGTAGGCAA
The window above is part of the Musa acuminata AAA Group cultivar baxijiao chromosome BXJ2-6, Cavendish_Baxijiao_AAA, whole genome shotgun sequence genome. Proteins encoded here:
- the LOC135614044 gene encoding uncharacterized protein LOC135614044; the protein is MCSRRTSWISARYQTLFLGVACLLFILYKYFPSLFSLILYSYPLIICTTIFLGILSRYRKPDAPKKEDDRKTRRSSSLKIQSVENSLRAKKEESFKLKAHVGSRRTFKKMTIRTIVSGDTIHNAPSKGIEDNQVNQIDAATVASSSSVDRKSLTEDEEHFKESLGEGLQNASEHIGPPTYSGEKNITVLDVNADKTKLDHYVDSCLGSPWYHVDHQDASLGSEFDHQDPSVVNATPILGELDPHISKGISEDNSASFSQNHVMDEGTEAENQDDNGAQEEKDDRNKVGVTWSADDKRKLMDLGDSEVERNRRLENLIARRRARKAMEKNIIDLDNNMETSESHGQLPPISINASRRNLFSLPYDLDESIPGSAPSILLPTRNPFDLPYEQVDDEENWGRNEFVTIPQRDILFRRHESFTIGASFFLGGFEQDWYSSRFGSCVGEEKNEPQDTVHADLRELLGEVSDSEMNSTLESDSASSVANQEHQKDLCRESESPVKHQVGHSEQDSQSSEDIDSMNAEQIVCQMNLNNDQEKNEPQDTVHADLRGLLGEVSDSEMSSTLESDSVSTVANQEHQKDLCRESESPVKHQVGHSEQDSQSSEDTDSMNAEQIVCQMNLNNDHETQFTEHINQATEDSATESNWEREEDLCQESDFPKMHKVKPDEQDGKSSKDAESMDVEQVECQMNMKNDHETQLSTEHIHQNTEDYGAECDWEHQKDLCQENDSPEKHKAKPTEQDSRLSEDVGQVECQMNVNNDHGAHLINHIYQATADFGAQSNQEHQQDLHQESEPPKKHKAKPAERDSKSLKDIEPVDIKQVESQTNINNDHHETHLSTEHFHQETEDFGAESNQEYLKELHQESESPKKCKAEPTEQDSQFSEDTEPVDVEPVECQMNMNNDHETHLSTKHIHQYTVNSGAESIQEHQTNLGPDSESPKRHKAEPAEQDSQSSVDVEKVKCQMNMNNDNETHSSAKHIHQATEDFGAESSHEHQKDSHLEGESFETHKAEPGEQGSQFSDDIEQVVCQMNMNDDRETHLMTKRIHQTTEDLGDVKGDISKKLISWSPISYAEREVADEKCESNSSILSEVERNSPKTSTHEQTVNIEQINSGSCRGLTVSTESIAIDSDVANVEAEKVHDSHVEESLSISSPTATRSSHSNSSVVDEKCKSSSSIPSEAEKNSPKISTHEQTVDIEQINSGSCKVLTVLTESIASDSDVGNVEAKKVHDNDAVEPVSKSSPTTMRKSHSNSSVTDENCESRSSIPSEADINSGSHEGLTVSPESIAVDSDIVNVEAEKVHDSHIVDPVSNASPLATRKSHSNSSVADEKCDSSSSIPSTAEKNSPKISTHEKTVDLEQISSGSCKGLTVFTESIAVDSDDVNVKAEKVHDSHIVEPISNSSQTATRKSHPDSSLVDEKCESNSSIPSESENNSHQMSNHEQTVDIEQISSGYCKGLAILTESFAVDSDVVNVEAEKIHDSHIMEPDSNSSPTATRKSHSNSLLDEAYYTADKEGSTYDQSLASGTETSLSVVGSIMKTAETDMLSGGKTEDILSLSFKDEDDSVSRGLSIIKETNVI